The Silurus meridionalis isolate SWU-2019-XX chromosome 18, ASM1480568v1, whole genome shotgun sequence genome includes the window cacacacacacctgttttctctacttttttttttttattattattgttgtatttttatagaTTTGAACTTGTAAAactatatagtttttatattgttattatagttatattacagtgtattatggatttaatactgtatataatctataatacactgtaatataactattatgtgtatgtgtgtatagctcgtgtgtgtgaatatatcttgtgtgtatgtgtgtgagtgtgtatatatcttggtgtgtgtgtgtgtgtgtgtgtgtgtgtgtgtgtatgtatatatatcttgtgtgtgtgagtgtgtatatatcttgtgtgtgtgtgtgtgtgtgtgtgtgtgttatgtgtgtgtgagtgtatatatattggtgtgtgtatgtgtgtgtgtgtgtgtgactgtgtatatatcttggtgtgtgtgtgtatgtgtgtgtgtgtatatcttggtgtgtgtgagtgtgtatatatcttgtgtgtatatatcttgtgtgtatgtgtgtgtgtatcttggtgtgtatatatatatatgtgtgtgtgtgtgttatgtgtgtgtatatatatatatgtgtgtgtatgtgtgtgtgtgtgactgtgtatatatcttggtgtgtgtgtgtatgtgtgtgtgtgtatatcttggtgtgtgtgtgtatatatcttggtgtgtatgtgtgtgtgtgtgtgtgtgtgtatcttggtgtgtatatatatatatgtgtgtgtgtgtgtgtgtgtgtatatcttgtgtatgtgtgagtgtatatatcttgtgtgtgtatgtgtatgtgtgttactgtgtatatatcttgtgtgtgtgtgtgtgtgtgtgtgtgtgtgtgtgtgtatatatatatcttgttgtgtgtatgtgtgtgagtgtgtatatcttggtgtgtgtgagtcaagtcaagtcaagtcaagtttatttctattgcgcttttcacaacagacattgtctcaaagcagctttacacaaatcaacagtgaaggtgaatggtgtgtgtttatccctgatgagcagccgtggcaactgtggcaaggaaaaactccttagatgttatgaggaagaaaccttgagaggaaccagactcaaaaggggaacccatcctcatctgggtgacatcaagagtttgatcataaatctttcaacaatacagaacactggagagtgagaactaacatgattactggagtataagattataagtgatgttctttctgcagtcttaaacagtctttatggttagtagctccgagttttatgagctcagcatttgtgatcaccacagatccagcatcagcttctccatgccagagcctttaaacactccaggaggtccaatgtcaaaactccacacatgtagcggatccaaatggcactggtacgcctctagatggttcaggatgtttgtgagttcggcatctacttcttcaaaggtccgtaatcatcacgaggtgggaggtgactgagctggccaaacctcagggtgtctcgggatggggagagaaagagaagcagtggagaggaattagcgtagctgctgttcatgatattaacagcacaagttgataatgtgcatgtgatcagatgttctggagcacaaggttatgatgtgatgtgtgttatgtgtaggctttgctaaaagatatgttttaatctacacttaaactgggtgagtgtgtctgagccccgaacactgtcaggaagactattccagagtttagagctaaatgtgaaaatgctctaccacctttagtggactttgctattctaggaactactagaagcccagagttttgagatctcaggggcgtatggattgtagcgtgttaaaagactggatagatacatggagccaaaccatttagtgctttataagtgagaagtaatagtttgtagtctattcgaaacttaacaggaagccaatgtagggacgataagatcgggttatgtgatcatattttttgaccttgtaagaactctggctgctgcattctgactaactgaagcttgtttattaatgatgcaggacatccacctagtaacgcattacagtagtctattctggaggtcataaacgcatggacgagcttctctgcatcagatatagacaacatatttcttagcttagaaatatttctaatgtgaaagaaggctgtttttgtaacttggttgatatgatatttaaaaaataagttgctctaaaataactcccaggtcttttactgttgaactagtggttacagaacatccgtctaaatgcaggttgagatgctggagcttctgtatactagtttttgggccgatgagcaaaatctccgtcttatcagaatttagtagtagaaagttatgggtcatccaatctcttatttccttaacacactcagttatccgagttaatccgagtgtgtgtgtgtatatatctcggtgtgtgtgtgtgtgtgtgtgtgtgtgtgtgtgtgtatatcttggtgtgtatatatctcggtgtgtgtgtgtgtgtggatatcttggtgtaagtgtgtatatctgtgtgtgtatatctcgtgtgtgtatatcttggagtgtgtgtgagtgtatatcttggtgtgtgtgtgtgagtgtatatctcggttttgtgtgtgtgagtgtgtatatctcagtgtgtgtgagtgtatatcttggtataagtgtgtatatctgtgtgtgtatatctggtgtgtgtgtgtatatctcggtgtaagtgtgtatatctcggttttggtgtgtgtgagtctgtatatctcggtgtgtgtgtgtatatatcttgtgtgtgtgtgtatatctcgtGTGAGTGTATATctcgtgtgtgagtgtgtgtgagtgggcgTGTGTATATCtcgtgagtgtgtatatatcttggtgtgtgtgagtctgtatatctcggtgagtgtgtatatcttggtataagtgtgtatatcttggagtgtgtgtgagtgtatatcttggtataagtgtgtatatcttggagtgtgtgtgagtgggcgTGTATATCTcgggtgagtgtgtatatatatatatcttggtgtgtgtatatcttggtataagtgtgtatatctcgtgtgggtgtgtatatcttggtataagtgtgtatatcttgtgtgtgtatatatatatatatatatatacctaggtgtgtgtgtgtatatcttggtataagtgtgtatatcttggagtgtgtgtgagtgtatatcttggagtgtgtgtgtgtatcttggtgtgtgtatatatatatatatatatcttggtgtgtgtatatatatatatcttggtgtaagtgtgtatatctggtgtgtgtgtgtatcttggtgtgtgtgtgtgagagagagagaccggaAGCGGAAGTTGTAGTAGTTACTCCTGCAGCTGCTGTTTTACTTCTCGCGGCGTGTGtactggtggtgtgtgtgtgtatatatctcggtgtaagtgtgtatatctcggttttggtgtgtgtgagtctgtataTCTcggttttggtgtgtgtgtatatatctcggtgtgtgtgagtctgtatatctcggtgagtgtgtatatatctcggtgtaagtgtgtatatctcGGGTGAGTGTAtatcggtgtgtgtgtatatatatatatcttgtgtgtgtgtgtgtgtgtgtgtgtgtatatatcttggtgtgtgtatatctcggtgtgtgtgtgtgtgtgtgtgtgtgtgtatatatatatatgtgtgtgtgtatatatctgtgtgtgtgtgtgtgtgtgatcatccAATAAAACAACCTTTGAATCTAGAGGGAGCTGATGATGACGCGGTTGTTgttgcgcgcgcgcgcgcgtgtgtgtgagagagagagaccggaAGCGGAAGTTGTAGTAGTTACTCCTGCAGCTGCTGTTTTACTTCTCGCGGCGTGTGTACTGGTGGTGTGTGTactggtggtgtgtgtgggcGCGCGCGTCATGGTGTTGTCCTCCTCACAGCAGCTCGTGCTGATCTTCACCGCCGCCGTTTGCGGCTTCATCCTCTTCCCCCGAGTCTTCACCGGGAACAGCGCGAGAGACAACACCGCTCTAGATCCCCGCTTCCGGAAAGGTGAaggagtgagagtgagagtgtgagtgtgtgtgtatatatatatatatatatatatatacctaggtgtgtgtgtgtgagtgtgtatatctcggtgtgtgtgagtgtgtatatctcggtgtgtgtgagtgtgtatatctcggtgtgtgtgagtgtgtatatctcagtgtgtgtgagtgtatatcttgtgtgtgtgtgagtgtgtatatctcggtgtgtgtgagtgtatatctcgggtgagtgtgtgtgtatatctcggtgtgtgtgtgtgtatatatctcggtgtgtgtgtgtgtatatctcggtgtgtgtgagtgtatatatcttggtgtaagtgtgtatatctcggtttgggtgtgtgtgagtgtgtatatctcggtgtgtgtgagtctgtatatctcggtgtgtgtgggtgtggatatcttggtgtaagtgtgtatatctcggtgtgtgtggtgtgtatatctcagtgtgtgtgagtgtggataTCTcggtgtaagtgtgtatatctcggtgtgtgtgagtgtgtatatcctggtttgtgtgggtgtggatATCttggtgtaagtgtgtatatctcggtttgggtgtgtgagtgtatatatctcggtgtgtgtgtatatcttggagtgtgtgtgtgagtgtgtatatctcgggtgagtgtgtatatctcgggtgagtgtgtatatctcggttttgtgtgtgtgagtgtgtatatctcggtgtgtgtgggtgtgtatatctcggtgtgtgagtgtgtatatctcggtgtgtgagtgtgtatatctcgggtgagtgtgtatatctcgggtgagtgtgtatatctcgggtgagtgtgtatatctcggttttgtgtgtgtgagtgtgtatatcttgtgtgtgtatatcttggagtgtgtgtgtgagtgtatatatcttggtgtgtgtgtgtatatctcgggtgagtgtgtatatctcgaggtgagtgtgtatatatctcggtgtgtgtgtgtgtgtgtgtgtgtgtgtatatctcgagtgtgtgtgtatatatctcggtgtgtgtgtgtgtgtgtgtgtgtgtgtatatcttgtgtgtgtatatatctgtgtgtgtgtgtgtgtgtgtgtgtgtgtgtgtatatatatatatatatatatatatatatatatatatatatatatatatatatatatatcttggtgtgtgtgtgtgtgtatatctcggtgtgtgtgtgtgtatatctgtgtgtgtatatctcggtgtgggtgtgtgtgtatatctggttgtgtgtgtgtgtgtggtgtgtatatctcagtgtgagtgtatatcggtgtgtgtgtgtggatatcttgtgtgtgtgtgtatcttggtgtgtgagtgtgtatctcgtgtgtgagtgtatatctgtgtgtgtgagtgtgtatatctcggtgtagtgtgtatatctctgtgtgtgtgggtgtgtatatcTCGTGTGGGTGTGTAtctcggtgtgtgtgagtgtgtatatcttggtgtgtgtatatcacggtgtgtgtgagtgtgtatatcccggtttgtgtgtgtgtgatatctcggtgtgggtgtgtgtgagtgtgtgtgtgtgtatatctgtgtgtgtatatatctgtgtgtgtatatatatatatcttggtgtgtgtgagtgtgtatatctcggtgtgtgtgagtgtgtatatctgtgtgtgtgtgtatatcctggtttgtgtgggtgtatatctcggtgtgtgtgtatatctcgtgtgtgtgtatatctcggtgtgtgagtgtgtatatctggtgtgtgtgtatatctgtgtgagtgtgtgtgtgtatatctcgtgtgtgtgtgtatatctcggtgtgtgtgtgtatatctcggtgtgtgtgtatatctggttgtgtgtgtgtgagtgtatatctcgtgtgtgagtgtgtatatcggtgtgtgtgggtgtgtatatcTCAGTGTGAGTGGGTGGATAtctcggtgtgtgtgagtgtgtatcttgtgtgtgtgggtgtgtatctcgtgtgtgtgtgtggtgtatatctcggtgtgtgggtgtggatatcttgtgtaagtgtgtatatctcgttgtgtgtgtatatctcgtgtgtgtgtgtatatcttggtgtgtgtgtgtgtatatctcggtgtgtgtgtgtatcttggtgtgtgtgtatatctcggtgtgtgtgtgtatatctcggtgtgtgtgtgtgagtgtgatatctcgtgtgtgtgtatatctggtgtgtgtgtggatatcttgtgtgtgtatatctcgtgtgtgtgtatatctcggtgtgagtgtgtatctcggtgtgtgtggtgtgtgtatatatctcggtgtggtgtgtatatctcgtttgggtgtgtgtgtggtgtatatctcgtgtgggtgtgtatatcttgtgtgtgtgtgtatatctcggtttgtgtgtgtgtgtgtgtgtgtgtatatctcggtgtgagtgtgtatatctgtgtgtgagtgtgtatatctcggtgtgggtgtgtatatcttgtgtgtgtgtgtatatctcggtgtgtgtgagtgtgtgtgtgagtgtatatctcgtgtgtgtgtatatcttggagtgtgtgtgtgtgagtgtatatatctcggtgtgagtgtgtatatctcggtgagtgtgtatatctcggtgagtgtgtatatctcgtttgggtgtgtgtgagtgtgtatatctgtgtgtgtgtatatctcgtgtgtgtgtggtgtggatatctctgtgtgtgagtgtatatctcgtgtgtgagtgtgtatatctcgtgagtgtgtatatctcgtgtgtgtgtgagtgtgtatatctcgtgtgtgtgtgtatatctcggtGTGAGTGTATATCTcggtgagtgtgtatatctgtgtgggTGTATATCTCGTGTGTGTatatcggtgtgtgtgtgagtgggcgtgtgtatatctgtgtgtgagtgtgtgtatatctcggtgtgagtgtgtatatctcgGTGTGAGTGTATATctcgtgtgagtgtgtatatctcagtgtgtgtgggtggatatctcggtgtgtgtgagtgtatatctcgtgtgagtgtgtatatctgtgtgtgtgtgtgtatatcttggtgtgtgtgtatatctcggtgtgtgtgagtgtgtatatcttgtgtgtgtgagtgtgtatatctcggtgagtgtgtatatctcggtgtgtgtgagtgggcgTGTGTatatctcgtgtgtgtgtgtatatctcgtgtgtgggtgtgtatatctcggtgtgtgagtgtgtatatctcggtgtgtgtgggtgtggatatctcggtgtgtgtgggtgtggatatctcggtgtgtgtgggtgtggatatctcggtgtgagtgtgtatatcttggtgtgtgtgggtgtggatatcttggtgtgtgtgtatctcggtttgggtgtgtgtgtgagtgtatatctcgtgtgtgtgtatatcttggagtgtgtgtgtgagtgtgtatatctcggtgtaagtgtgtatatctcggtttgggtgtgtgtgtgtgtatatctggttgtgtgtgtgtatatattggagtgtgtgtgtgtgagtgtgtatatcttgtgtgtgtgtgtgtatatctcggtgtgtgtggtgtgtatatctcggtgagtgtgtatatctcgtgtgagtgtgtatatctcggtttggtgtgtgtgtgtgtgggtgtgtatatctcggtgtaagtgtgtatatctcggtgtgagtgtgtatatctcggtttgggtgagtgtaagtgtgtatatctcggtgtgagtgtgtatatcacggtgtgtgtgagtgtgtatatctcggtgtgtgtgagtgtgtgtatctcgtgtgtgtgagtgtgtatcttggtgtgtgtgagtgtgtatcttggtgtgtgtgtgtgtatatctcggtgtgtgagtgtatatctcgtgtgtgagtgtgtatatctcggtgtgtgtgggtgtgtatatctcgtgtgtgtgtgggtgtatatctcggtgtgagtgtgtatatctcggtttgggtgtgtgtgagtgtgtatatctcggtgtgtgtgggtgtatatctcggtttggtgtgtgtgtatatatctcggtgtgtgtgtgtgtgtgtgtgtgtgtgtgtgtgtgtgtgtgtgtgtgtgtgtgtatatctcggtttgggtgtgtgagtgtatatctcgtgtgtgtgagtgtggatatctcgtgtgtgtatatctcgtgtgtgggtgtatatctcgtgtgtgtgggtgtgatatctcgtgtgagtgtgtatatctcggtttgggtgtgtgtgagtgtgtatatctgtgtgggtgtgtatattttggtgtaagtgtgtatatctcggtttgggtgtgtgtgtgtgtgtgtgtgtgtgtgtgtgtgtctgtgtgtgtgtgtgtgtgtatgtgtgtgtgtgttttggctaCTGTGTGTTCATtatccagcttcacctcctgtcttttactcaatgccactgtctctaatccatacatcatctcaggtctcaccacagtcctataaactttcctttcactctcacagatactcttctatcacaaatcactcctgctatcactcttctccgcccactccaccctgcctgcactcttttctttacttctctaacacactctccattactttgcactgttgaccccaggtacctgaactcctccaccttctccacctcttctccctgcaaccgcaccctccactgccctccctctcattcacacacatgtactctgtcttactcctactgtctttcattccccttctctccagtgcatatatatttacctctccaggctcttctcaacctgctcactactctcaacacaaatcacaatatcattcacaaacatcatagtccacggagactcctgtctgacctcgtccttcaacctgtccatcaccactgcaaacatctaactcactccagaatctttccttcacctccatctcacaacccacttgtggagcataaccACTGAtgtttatcatcatcccttcatctTCCaccttcacgttcatcactctatcagaaactctcttcacctccactacactcttactgtactcttccttcagaatcccccctacaccatttctctttccatctacaccatgatagaacagtttaaacacctccaatgttcctggccttactccctttccacttggtctcctgaacacacaacattttcCTCCCCATCAAattgtgtgtgcttttaattctgtaagtgtgtgtgtgtgtgtgtgtgtgtgtgttttctactGTGTGTTCactattctgtgtgtgtgtgtcaggcccTCACCCTggcccctccccctccccccgCAGCCCCCCTGAGGGTGTGCAGCAAGTCCAGAGGATGgtggaacaggaagtgaggaAAGAGAAAGCTAAGATCAGCAGCAACAATAAAGGCTACGTGTTCACGCTCATGCCTCTGTACGCCATCGGAGTGGGGCTGTTCGCTGCATACAAGTTTCTCAAGGTCATCTCAATGTCATCATCATACTAATAGAAATCAGAGAAACACAGTGCtaagggtgtgtttgtgtgtgtgtgtgtgtgtgtgtgtgtgtgtgtgtgtgtgtgtgtgtgcgcgcgtgcagATAAAATCTGCAGATGACACTCGGGCTCAGAAAGAAAGAACCGCCCAAGGACTTCGCAAATCCGAGGAgacaggtatgtgtgtgtgtgagagagtgagtgtgtatgtgtgtgtgcaagggAAAATGACATGTAGAGAAATGGATAAATACtagaaatagatagataatagtgtgtgtgtgtgtgtgtgtgtgtgtgtgtgtgtgtgtgtgtgtgtgtgtgtgtgtatgtgtagagaATCAGCTGAATGAGCTGGAACAGCGTTTGGCTCAAACAGAGAAGATGCTGAACTCCATCCTCACACAACTTGACCCTCTGACTAACTGGTAATTaaacatatactcacacacacacacacacacacaggggaccATATAAGTGTGAATTCACTAAGTGATGCAGTtttctgtgtgcgtgtgtgtgtttagtgtgaagTCAGTGGCGATGGAACAGAAGAATGAGATCATGTCTCAGCTGCAGTGTATCAGACACCTAATGAAGAAACGAGGCATGCAGTATGCACcatcaggtacacacacacacacacacacacacacacacacacacacacacacacacacacaaatgattcaattaaattttccATCAGGGTTGGAGTTAGGGTTGAGTTTTTAGTTGAGGGCTGGGGTGAAGGTTGGGATTAGGA containing:
- the ccdc107 gene encoding coiled-coil domain-containing protein 107, which codes for MVLSSSQQLVLIFTAAVCGFILFPRVFTGNSARDNTALDPRFRKGPHPGPSPSPRSPPEGVQQVQRMVEQEVRKEKAKISSNNKGYVFTLMPLYAIGVGLFAAYKFLKIKSADDTRAQKERTAQGLRKSEETENQLNELEQRLAQTEKMLNSILTQLDPLTNCVKSVAMEQKNEIMSQLQCIRHLMKKRGMQYAPSEASCERNLDNLIESLSAMETLGSEMNPKPHAAGERDDADESHFNMPSLEGKRKDAVGGAITHGQEIEGGHDEKVGVATEECDEDLYNEKHLGNSDEEGVAKMCPAELGAGLRRRNRHE